In the genome of Egicoccus sp. AB-alg2, the window GGCGAAGGCGTTGCCCTGACCGCGCTGACGTGCGCGCGCGATGGCGGCCTCGCGGTCGTCGCCGTCGGCACCACCCGGCGGAGGCGGCGTCGGCTGCTCGCGCCCGCGGCCGCCGGCGGGCCCGGCGCCCACGGCCGGCGGTGCGGGCGCGGCGCCACCGCTCTCCTCGCGGCGGGCGTCCAGGACCCGTCCGCCGTCGTCCACGCCCAGCGCGCGGCGCATGCCGTCGAGGAAGCCGCGCAGCTCCTCGCGGTCGGCGATCGTCAGCGCGCAGACCTCGCTGCGCTCCTCGCCGCGTTCCTCGTGGATGACCAGACGCCCGTCGTCGGGCTCGGCGACGAAGACGAACGTCGCCTCGTCACCGCGCACGCGCACCTCGCGCCGCTCGCTGATCTCGACCAAACGACGAACCCTCCTCACCGCCGGTGCGATGAGGAGGGTTGCGGACTTCGCCGTCCGGCGCGCGCCGGACGGATGGTCACACGTTCATGCCCATGGCGCGCAGTTCCTCGCGGACGTAGTCGGCCATGGCGTGCGGACCCCACGGCGGCGTGAAGGTGAACTCCACCTCGACCCGCTCGACGCCCGGCATCGCGCCGAGGATCACCGAGCACTGCTGGTGGATCACCTCGGTGAGCGGGCAGCCCATCGTGGTGAGCGTCATCAGGACGTGGGCGTAGCCGGGCTCGGGCTTCGTGACGTCGTAGACCAGGCCGAGGTCGACGATGTTGTAGCCGATCTCCGGGTCGACGACGGCGCGCAGACCGTTGGTGAGATCCTGCGTGGACGGCATGCCGTCCGCTTCCAGCGGCAGGTCCTCGAACGGGTGCCTGGGCTTGTCTCGAGCCGGGTCCCCCGTCTCTTGGCTGGAGGCCGGGTCCCCCGTCTCGCTCGCTGCGCTCGCTCGTCGCCCCCCGGCCCCACTCGCGGGTTCGGGCTCGGCGAAGCCGCTGGGCGTGTCGGCCTCCGGGATGAAGTCGTCGTCGTCCGCAGTCGGGATGGCGGTGTTGACGTCGTGTTGCGTCATGGGTCCCCCGTTACTCATCGTGGGTGACGGTGTGGGCGGTGGCGCCGCGCTGGTAGGTCTCGATCGCGTCGCGGACGGCCATCCATCCCAGCAGGGCGCACTTCACCCGAACCGGGAACTTCGCCACGCCTTGGAAGGCGATGCCGTCGAGCAGGTCGTCGGCGCGCGCGGGCTCGTCGCCGTGCATCATGCGCCGGAAGTCCTCGGTCAGGTCGAGGGCGTCCTTGAGGTCGCGTCCCAGCACGGCCTGGGTCATGGCCGACGCGGACGCCTGGCTGATCGAGCAGCCCTCGCCGTCGAAGACCAGCCCGTCGACACGGTCGTCGGCCACGCGCAACCGCAGGTCCATCTCGTCGCCGCACAGCGGGTTGGAGTGGTGGACGTGCACGTCCTCGTTCTCCAGCGACGCGTTGCGGTTCTTCGGGCTGCGGTAGTGGTCCAGGATGATCTCCTGGTACAGGTCGTCCATGCTCACGGCGCGCCTCCTTGCAGGTGTCGCATCGAAGATGCGCTCATCGGCGGAAGAACGAGCGGGCCGCCTCGATGCCCTCGACGAGCGGATCGAGGTCGTCCACGTCGTTGTAGAGGTACAGGCTCGCACGCGCGGTCGCCACGACCCCCAGCTGCTTCATCAGCGGCTTGGCGCAGTGGTGGCCGACGCGGACGCACACGCCCTTGGAGTCGAGCATCGCCCCGACGTCGTGCGGGTGCACGCCCTCGATGGCGAAGGAGATCGCGCCGCCGCGCAGCGTCGCGTCGGCAGGCCCGTGCACGGTCACACCGTCGAGCTGCCGGAGGCGGTCGATGAACGCCTGTGCGACCACGGCCTCGTGGGCCCGGATGCGTTCCATCCCGATGCCGCTGAGGTAGTCGACGGCCGCGCCGAGGCCCGCCGCCTCGGCGATCATCGGGGTGCCGGCCTCGAACTTGGCGGGCACGTCGTTCCAGGTGACCGCCTCGATGGAGACGTCGCGGATCATCTCGCCACCCGTGAGGAACGGGTCCATCGCCTCCAGCCGCTCGGGCTTGGCGAGCAGCGCGCCGATGCCGGTCGGGCCGCACATCTTGTGACCCGTCAGCGCGTAGAAGTCGACGTCGAGGTCGCGGAAGCTGACCGGCATCTGCGGCACGGCCTGCGTGCCGTCGACGAGTACGACGCAGTCCTCGTTGGCGTCACGCACCAGCGCCGTCATCGCCGCGACGTCGTTGCGCGTCCCCAGAACGTTGGACACGTGCACCATCGCCAGGAAGCGCACCCGGCCGTCGGCGACCAGTTCGCGGGCGGCGTCGAGGTCGAGGCGGCCGTCCTCGGTCAGCGGCACGTGGCGCACCTCGAAGCCGACGTCCTTGGCCGCGTACAGCAGCGGGACGTGGTTGGCGTGGTGCTCCATCATGGTGGTCAGGACGACGTCGCCCGGGCCGAGGTTGCGCCGCACCCAGGAGTAGGCCACGAGGTTCATGGCCTCGGTGGCGTTCTTCGTGAACACCACGCCGCGCGGGTCGGCGTCCACGAACGTGGCGAGCTTGGTCCGCGCGCCCTCGTAGAGGTCGGTGGCCTCCTCGGCGAGGCGGTAGACCCCGCGGTGGACGTTGGAGCGCGACCAGCGGTAGTAGCGGTCCATCGCCTCGAGCACGGGCGTGGGCGTCTGCGAGGACGCGGCCGAGTCGAGGTACACCAGCCGCCGGGTCTCCTCCTCACCCCCGAGCAGATGACGAC includes:
- a CDS encoding iron-sulfur cluster assembly protein: MTQHDVNTAIPTADDDDFIPEADTPSGFAEPEPASGAGGRRASAASETGDPASSQETGDPARDKPRHPFEDLPLEADGMPSTQDLTNGLRAVVDPEIGYNIVDLGLVYDVTKPEPGYAHVLMTLTTMGCPLTEVIHQQCSVILGAMPGVERVEVEFTFTPPWGPHAMADYVREELRAMGMNV
- the sufU gene encoding Fe-S cluster assembly sulfur transfer protein SufU, encoding MDDLYQEIILDHYRSPKNRNASLENEDVHVHHSNPLCGDEMDLRLRVADDRVDGLVFDGEGCSISQASASAMTQAVLGRDLKDALDLTEDFRRMMHGDEPARADDLLDGIAFQGVAKFPVRVKCALLGWMAVRDAIETYQRGATAHTVTHDE
- a CDS encoding aminotransferase class V-fold PLP-dependent enzyme, which gives rise to MTLDVQTLRKDFPVLSREVHGRHLLGGEEETRRLVYLDSAASSQTPTPVLEAMDRYYRWSRSNVHRGVYRLAEEATDLYEGARTKLATFVDADPRGVVFTKNATEAMNLVAYSWVRRNLGPGDVVLTTMMEHHANHVPLLYAAKDVGFEVRHVPLTEDGRLDLDAARELVADGRVRFLAMVHVSNVLGTRNDVAAMTALVRDANEDCVVLVDGTQAVPQMPVSFRDLDVDFYALTGHKMCGPTGIGALLAKPERLEAMDPFLTGGEMIRDVSIEAVTWNDVPAKFEAGTPMIAEAAGLGAAVDYLSGIGMERIRAHEAVVAQAFIDRLRQLDGVTVHGPADATLRGGAISFAIEGVHPHDVGAMLDSKGVCVRVGHHCAKPLMKQLGVVATARASLYLYNDVDDLDPLVEGIEAARSFFRR